GGCACCGGCCAGCTGCGGCCGTACGTCGGACAGGGCGACCACGGCCAGCGGCGTGAACAGAAACGCGTTGCCGACGCCGATCACACACATCGGAGCCACGAACGCCGGCCAGGTCGCGCCGTCGCGCATCGCGAGCGCCGCCCAGGCCATCCCGGCGACCGTGCACACCGCCCCGACCAGCAGCAGATATCGGCCCTGCACGCGGTCGGCGAGCTTGCCGGCGACTGGGTCGAGCAGGGTGGAGAACAACGAGGCCGGCACGATCATCAACCCGGCCGCCCACGGGCTGAGGCCGAGCACCTGCTGGAAGTACAGCGACAGCACCAGCACCAGACCGATCACGGTGCCGGAGGTGGTCAGCGAGAAACCGTTCATCAGCGGGAAGTTGCGCTGCCGGAACAACGTGAACGGCACCAACGGCTCGCGGTCCTGTCGCCGTCGCTGCTGCGCCAGGAAAGCCGCGACGAATCCTCCGGACCCGGCGAGCGTCGCCCAGATGCCGACGTTCCAGCCGTACCGCTCGCCTTGGCTGACGCCGAACGCCAGGCAGAACAACGCGGCCGAGGCCAGCGCCACGCCGGTGACGTCGAGCCGGTGCCGGGTCCGCTGGGTGACCTCCGGTAGCACCAGCGCGCCGATCACCAGCATGAGCAACCCCAGCGGTACGTTGAGGTAGAAGATCCACCGCCAGTCCAGGGCGCTGACCAGCACCCCGCCGGCCGCCGGTCCGCTGATCGCGGCCACGCCGCCGACCGCCCCCCGGATCCCGAACGCGGTCCCGCGTCGCTCCGGCGGGAAGACCTCCACCAGCAGCGCCAACGTCTGCGGGGTCAGCAGGGCGGCACCGAGTCCCTGCACGGCCCGTGCGGCGATCAGCTGCCCCGGGCCCTGCGCCAGGCCGGCGGCGACGCTCGCCGCGGTGAACACGGCCACACCGATCAGGAAGATCCGCCGTCGGCCGTACAGGTCACCGAGGCGTCCGGCGGTGATCAACGCGACCGCCAGCAGCAGGATGTAGGCGCTCAGCGACCACACCACCTGGTCGGCGGAGGCGTCGAGGTCGGCCATGATGCTCGGCACCGCGACGGCGAGCACCGCGACGTCGAGCTGGGTCAGGAAGTACGCCAGCGCGAGTACCGCGAGCACCGCCCATGGGTTGCCGCGCAGCCTGGCCCCCGTCGGGGGCTGGGTCGGTGGCCGGGTCGGGGCGCTCACGCGGCCGGCTCCAGCCAGATCATCGGCGGGATCTTGTTGGTACGGTCCACCCGGTGCAGCCGGGCCACCCGCTCGACGGCGACCGCCCCCGGCTGGTGGCCGGCGACGACGCCGAGATCGAAGAACTGGCGCAGCAGCCGCTGCCGTACGGCGTCGGCGGTGGCGTCACCGGTGAAGTGCACGGTCACCCGGCTGACCGAGTGCCGTTCGCCGGGCGCGCGGGTCAGCACCAGCTGCGCGTCACGGACCCCCGGCTCGCCCCGTACCACCTCCAGGACCATGCCGATTCCGACCAGCGCGCCGTGAAGTTTGATCGCGTCGTCGGCCCGGCCGAGCACCCGCAGCCCATCCGGTCGGCCGCAGGCGCACCGCTGCGCCGCCACCCGGTCCCCGAGCCGGTAACGGACGGTCGGCACCGTCCACCCGTCACCCACTCTGGACAGCAGCGCGCCGTCGTCGTCCGGTTCCAGCACCTGATCGGGCATCAGATGCAACACCGACGTGCCGCACTCGGGGGTGCCGGTGGCGATGACGTACGTCTCTACCGAGCCGTAGTTGCCCCACAGCCGCACCGGGCCGAACGCCTCTCGTACCACGGTTGCCTTCTCCTCGGTCCACGGTTCGGCCATCCAGATGATCTTCTCTATGGGTGATCCGCCGCCGGCGTCGAGCACCCCACGGGCGAAGTCGGCCAGGGCGGTCGGGGTACCGGCGACCGCGTTGACGCGTAGCCGCCGCAGCGTCGGCAGCCACTCGCCGACCTCGTCCGGGGCGATCGGCCCGAACGGGGCGACGTCGCTGCCGCTGCGCTGCGCCAACGCCTGCATGTAGTAGTGCGAGGCCCACAACCGTCCGGGGGTGAACAAATTGAGCAGGAAGTCCCCTGCGCCCAGCGGGCGCCACTGACGGAGCAGCCGGTCGAGTCCCTGATGGTAGGCGACGAAGGTGAGCTTGGGCCGCCCGGTCGTGCCGCCGCTGGACATCAGCACCCCGCCGCCCGATCGGGTCACCGCCCGGGACACCGCGAGGATCTCGTCCGGGCCGGTGATGGCCAGATCAGCCAGCCGAGTGGCGTCGGCGGGCACCGCCGGACCGCCGCTGGCCGCGATCAGCCGTGCCTGGTCGAGCAGCCCGGACCACGGCACCATGCCGATCACCGTCGCGGCGGCGGTCATCGCCGGCTCCGCTCGGCGGCCAGCCAGCCGGCGTGCCCGGCCAGGTACGCCTGGAACCGGGCCTGCACGATCTCGCGTCCGGCGGCGTCCTGCTCCGGGATGCCGTTGAAGCCCACCGCGCCGTCCAGTTCGATCTCCGAGACCCAATGCCGTTCACCGTCGTGGAGGAAATCCAGTGTGAAGTATGGCGTCGGTAGCCGCTGCGCCGCGTACGCGACCGCGTCGGCGAGTTCGGCCGGCAGACCCGAATAGCCCCGCTCGTGCCGTCCGCCGGTGGACTTGGTGACCATCAGGCAGTAGCCCTCTTTGACGCCGTACAGCACGGTGTGCGCCTGCCCGTCGACCACGTACACCCGCTGTTCGCGGACGCCGGGCAGGTAGGGCTGGGCGACCAGCGCGGTGTCGGATCCGCCGGCCAGACCGATCACGCCTTTCAGGTCGTGCGTGTTGTGCACCACCGAGATACCCAGGCCCATGCCCCAGTAGGCGGGTTTGACGATCAGCGGGAACGGCAGGGCGGCCAGCGCCGCGTCGTTGCGGCCGGCCATCGCCTCCCGGCCGCTGCCGACCCGGACCGTCGGCAGCATGGGGATCGGGCTGTCGGCCAGGTGCAGCACGGTGGCGAGCTTGTCTTCGCCGAGGTAGGACAGGTCGGGCGGGATCGGCAGGTAGAAGCCGAGCCGTTGCAGGATGGTGAACAGGAACACCTGGTTGCAGACGTCCTGGGTCTGGTGCGGCAGCGAGTACAGCGAGGTGACGAAGATCGTGTCGGCTGGCGTCACCAGGTCGCCGTCGAGGTAGACCTTCGGCTGCTTCGGGTCACTGGCGTCGACCGCGACCTCTTCGGGCTTGTTCAACGTGAGGTCGAGGCCGAGACCGGCGGCGACCTTCCGGTACGGCCCCCACACGGCGTCCTCTTCGGCCTGCCGTAGCCAGGCGGTGCCCCGATCGGGATAGATCCAGCTCAGTCGACGCGCCGTGGTGGGCGCGGCCGTGTCGTCGGTCAATGCCTTCTCCTGTGCGGGTGCGCCGGCGGGCAGACGGGCGGGCAGGTGGGCGGGTTCAGGTGCCGACCGGGTCGCCGACGAAGGCGGCCACGGTCCGGGCGAAGCGGTCCGGTTCCTCGACGAACGGCAGGTGACCACTGTGGTCGAACATCTCCAGCCGGGCCTGCGGTATCGCGTCGCGGAGCCAGCGGCCCAGGTCACCGGGGTAGACCTGACTGCGGGTGCCGTGGATCAGCAGGGTCGGCACGGGGATCGACCGGATCCGGTCACGCCAGTCGGCGGCGATGGCCTCGCGGAGCAGCGCCGCGACGGCGTCCGGCTCGCAGTCGCAGGCCTCGTCGGTCAGCACGGACAGCGTCGCCGGATCAGGACCACCCCGGTCTGCGGCGGTGTCGCCGTCTCCGGCAGTGTCGACGGCTCCGCTGTCCTCGCCGTCTCCGGCGTCCTTGGTGTCTGCGGTGTCCTCGCCGTCCGCGGCGGCGAACGAGTTACGGACCAGCCCGGCGGCGAACGCGGGATAATCGCTGGTGACGCTCTGCACGATGGCGGAGGCACCAGCCGCGTCCAAGGCGCCGAACGCGCCGTACGGCCAGTCGTCGTCGACCAACAGCCGAGGAGTCTGTTCGACGGAGACCAACCGCCGGACCCGGTCGGTGCCGAACCGTTCCAGGTAGCCGTAGGTCACTGTCGCGCCCAGTGACCAGCCGAGCAGCGTGATGTCGGTCAGTCCGAGTTCGTCGATCGTGGTGTGCAACTGCGCGACGGCGTGCGCCAGGCTGGCGGGCCGCCCGGCGGTGGAGTTGTCGCCGTGGCCGGGCAGTTCGACCACCACCACCCGATGTCGGGCGGCGAGTCTGCTCACGGCGGCGCCGAAGAACTCGGCCGTGGCGGCCAGACCGGGCACCATGACCACCGCCGGCCGCTGGTCGTGCTGTCGATCGAGCAGTTCGATCACCGGACACCTCCGGTCAGGCCCAGCAACGTCCGTAGCATCGGTTTGTCGACCTTGCCGACTGGTGTCCGGGGAATCGCCGGCACGATCCGTACGGTCCCGGTCAGCCCACGTGCCGCGAGGATCTCCGTGACGGCTTTGGTGACGTCGTCGTCGGAGTGTCCACCGGCGGCGATCGCGGCCACCGCCACCTCGGCGCGGAATTCGCCGGGGTGTACGGCCAGGCAGACGGCTGCCGCCACGGCGTCGGCGGTGCTCAGTTCCCCGTCGAGGACCGGCGCGGGCAGCGGTCCGTCCGTAGCGGCCAGCGTCTCGGACACCCGACCCAGGATCCGGTAGCCGCCGTCGGTGGTTCGGATGGCCACGTCGCCGGTCCAGAACTCGGGCCGGCGGAAGGTGCGGGCGTTCGCGTCGGGTGCGTCGACGTACCCTTCGCTGGTGCAGTCGGAGTAGAGCACCAGCTCACCGATGTCGGGGCGGCCGGGCACGAAGGGCTCCAGCCGGGTGCCGACGCCGCGTACCGGCCGCATCAGTCCGTCGCTCTGCAGCACGTCGGCCATGTTGCCCAGCGCCAGCCCGAACTCGGTCGAACCGTAGATCTGCCGGATGTGGATGCCGAGCACGTCGGCGGCGTCCCGGACGGTCGCCGGGTCGAGGTAGGCGCCACCGCACAGCGGCCGGCGCAGTGCCGGCAGCGGCGACCGACCCCGCCGACGGGCGGCACCGATCAGGTCGGCGTAGTGCTGCGGCAACGCGCTGGTCACGGTCGCCTGGTGCGCGACCAGTTGGTCCAGTAGGACGTCTGCCGGGGCCTGCGGGTCGGCCAGCACCAGTTCGGCACCGGTCAGCAGTGCGGCGAACACGTGCAGGTCGGTGGCGTGCGCGACGTCGAGGGTGTGTCGGCAGAAGAACACGTCGTCGTCGCGGATGCCGGTGTCGGCGAGCCAGCGGCGGCGTTCGGTGACGAACCGGTCCTGCCGCCAGGCCATCATCTTGGGGAAGCCGGTCGAGCCGGAAGTCCACAAGAGCCGGAAGACGGCGGTCGGGTCGGTCGGGACGGCCGGGTCGAGCGGGGTGGCGGCGGTGAGCGGGTCGAGGTCGACGGTGGCCAACGGGCCGTACTCGCCGGTGCGGCCCGTGGTGCCGACCGGCCGGTGCCGGTCGGTGACCAGCAGGACGGGACGGGCCCGGGTCCGGGCGGCGTGTACGCCGACGTCGTCGAAGTTCGGCAGCAGCGGTACGTAACGGGCGCCGAGCCGGGCCACCGCGAGGATCAACGCGACGTACTCGATGCTGTTGCGCAGCACCACCGCGACGGCGTCGCCGGGTCGCACGCCCCGGGCGACGAGGCCGCCGGCGACGCGGTCGGCCAGGTCGACGAGCCCGGCGTACGTCGTCGACCGTCGATCGGTGGTACGGATCGCGACCACGTCCGGACGTCGTGTCGCGACCTCGCGGACCGCCTGGTACAGCCCGGCGACGGTCACCGCGCCAGCCATCCGGCGTAGGTGGCGAACCGCCAGTCCTTGGCCAGGCAGTCCACTGTGCTGAACCCGGCGTCGCGCAACCAAGCGAGCTGGGTGTCGACGTCTATGCAGATGTCGTGCTTCATTCGTTCGCGTCCGGCGGCCCACTCATCGGCGGGAGTGCCGGCGGCGTGGACATGGCTCTCGTGTTGCCGGTCGTACATCTGCTCCAGCTCGGGAGCCGGGGCGAGCACCTGCTCGACATTGACGAATATGCCACCAGGGCGTAAGACCTGCGGAATCCGGTGGAATAGCTTTTTCTTGTCGTCGTGCTCCAGATGATGAATGGCCAGTCCGGAGACGACCGCGTCGAACGGACCGGCCGGCAGTGGATCCGTGAGTCCGGAGACCACGAACTCGGTGCCTCGACCACCGTCGAATCGCTGTCTGGCTTGTGCGAGCATTCGTTCGGAGTGGTCTACCAGCGTGATCGACGAGTCGGGTATCCGTTCCCGCAGGGCGGCGCTGAGCAGTCCGGTTCCCGCCCCGAGGTCGAGAATTCGCGGCTGGTCGGACACGGACATGGCGACGGCGCTCACCGCGCTCGTGTAGAGCAGGTCGAATGACGGGATGAGTTGGCGCCGCAGCGCGTCATAGGTGGTGGGATTCCATAGCTCGGACGTCACGATCATCCCCAGTGAGCCGCGCTCGGCGAGCATGTGCCCGGGCCGTGCTGTGATTGGACGTTGGACGTGTTGCGCCCGGCCGAAATTGTCACAGATCGACGCTCATCTGCACCTCCCCGTACCGGTTGCGTACGCAGAAAATAGCAAGCAGTGAGTCAGTATGAGAAGAAGTTGATCTATGGAAAGAGGAGTGATCTGGATCACACAAATATTTGTCCGACGGCGCTGGATTCCCGTTTTCGCTGGTTGCGGCCACCCTGCCGCGACCGCGCTCGGTTGCGCTCATCATCGGTCCGGCGTGTCGTCACCCCACATCGCCCCTGGCAACAGGATCGGTTCGGATCGAATCGGATCAGATCACTGTCACTTCACTGACCGGACCCCTGGCGACGCCACCCGGTCTGGCGTCGGCCGGCACCGACGCCGTACCGTGTGCTGACGCCGTACCGTGTGTTGCCCGTTTCTCCCGCGTACCGCCGCTGACCAGCGCGCCTGTCCCGAACCCCGGGTGAGGGCCAAAAACCTTTGTGTGGTTCCTACAAACTGTGGCCAAGGGCTTCGGTGCTCGCGCTATGGCGCCGCCGGCCGGCAGACGGGAGGGTGATCACTGTCGGGAGTCGCATCCGCGACGCGTTGATCGTAGGCCTACCGGAGGGGTCGATCGGGTGTTCAGCCGTGTTGCCATCGTCAACCGTGGAGAGGCCGCCATGCGGCTCATCCACGCGGTCCGGGAGCTGGCTGCCGAGACCGGGACACGAATCGAGACCGTCGCCCTGTACACCGACGTCGACCGAACCGCGACGTTCGTCCGGGAAGCGGACATCGCCTACGACCTGGGTCCGGCGTCCGCGCGACCGTACCTCGACCTGGCGGTCCTGGAACGCGCGTTGGTGCAGACCGGAGCCGACGCCGCGTGGGTCGGCTGGGGCTTCGTCGCCGAGGCCCCGGCGTTCGCCGAACTCTGCGAGAAGGTCGGGGTCACGTTCGTCGGACCCAGCGCGGACGCCATGCGTCAACTCGGCGACAAGATCGGTGCGAAACTGATCGCCGAGGAGGTCGGCGTCCCGGTCGCCCCTTGGAGCCGAGGTGCCGTCGAGACGCTGGACGCCGCGCTGGCGGCGGCCACCGAGATCGGCTACCCGCTGATGCTCAAGGCGACCGCCGGAGGTGGCGGTCGCGGCATCCGGGTGGTCACCAACGAGGCCGAACTCGCCGACGCCTACGAGCGCACCAGCCAGGAAGCGGCCCGCGCGTTCGGCAGCGGCATCGTGTTCCTGGAGCGGCTGGTCACCGGTGCCCGACACGTCGAGGTCCAGGTGATCGCCGATGGTCAGAGCACCGCCTGGGCGCTCGGCGTACGCGACTGCTCGGTCCAGCGACGCAACCAGAAGGTCATTGAGGAGTCGGCGTCACCGGTGCTCAGCCCGGCGCAGGCCGCCGAGCTCAAGGCGTCGGCCGAACGGCTCGCCGTCGCGGTCGGCTACCGGGGCGCGGCCACCGTCGAGTTCCTCTACCACCCGGGCGACCGCATGTTCGCCTTCCTCGAGGTCAACACCCGGCTGCAGGTCGAACACCCGATCACCGAAGCCACCACCGGATTCGACCTGGTCAAGGCCCAACTGCACGTGGCGTCGGGCGGACGCCTCGAAGGCGAGCCGCCGGTGGAACGCGGACACGCCATCGAGGCCCGGCTCAACGCCGAGGATCCCGACCGCGACTTCGCGCCGTCCCCCGGTCGCATCGCCCGGTTGGATCTGCCGGCAGGTCCCGGCATCCGGGTCGACACCGGGGTCAGCGAGGGCGACACCATCCCCGCCGCCTTCGACTCCATGATCGCCAAGATCATCGCGTACGGGCGGGACCGCGACGAGGCACTCGGCCGGCTCCGCCGGGCGATGGCGAACACCACCGTGATCATCGAGGGTGGCGCGACGAACAAGAGCTTCGTGATCGACCTGCTCGACCAGCCCGAGGTGATCGACGCCAGCGCGGACACCGGCTGGATCGACCGGGTCCGTGGCGAGGGTCGGCTCGTCGCACAGCGCCACGTCGCCGTCGCGCTCGCCGCCGCCGCCATCGAGGGCTACGAGGCCGACGAGCACGTCGAACTGCAGCGGCTGCTGGCGACGGCGTCCGGTGGACGCCCCCAGGTACGGCACGCCAGCGGCCGACCCGTGGACCTCAAACTGCGGGGCGTCAGCTACCGCGTACGGGTGGCCCGCACCGGCGCGCACCGGTTCCGGGTCGGCATCGAGGCCGGCGACAGCGTCCACACCGCCGACGTCGAGCTGGACCGCTTCGACCGGCATACCGGACAGATCGTCGTCAACGGTGCCCGCTTCCGCCTGGCGACCGGCACCCACGGGCCGATCCACCTGGTCGAGGTCGACGGGGTGACCCACCGGGTCAGCCGCGACGAGGGCGGCGTGCTACGCGCCCCCATGCCCGCGTTGGTCGTCGCCACCCCGGTCGAGGTCGGTGCCGAGATCGAACAGGGCGCCCCGGTGCTCGTGCTGGAAGCCATGAAGATGGAGACGGTCCTGCGGGCACCGTTCAAGGCCCGACTCAAGGAATGCGCCGTCTCGGTGGGCAACCAGGTGGAGGCCGGCGCGCCGCTGCTGCGGCTCGAGCCGATCGCCGACGACGCCGCCGGTGCGGGCGCGGCGACCGGCCCGGCCGCCGCGACCGTCGAACTGGACATGCCCGTCACCACCCGGCAGATCCCGGCGGTCGAGCGGTCCCGACGCGGCCAGGAAGACCTGCGCGGCCTGCTCCTCGGCTTCGACGTCGACCCGCACGACGACCGCCGGGTCCTCGACGGCTACCTCGCCGCCCGGCAGGCCGCCACCGAGGACGGCTACCGCCCGTTGGCCGAGGAGATCGACCTGATCGAGGTCTTCGCCGACCTCGCCGAGCTGAGCCGCAACCGGCCGGCCGGCGACGACGGCGTCGACAGCCACGGCCAGGGTCACGTGCACAGCGACCGCGAATACTTCCACACCTACCTGCAGAGCCTCGACGTCGAGCGGGCCGGACTTCCCGACGCCTTCCAGACCAAGCTCGCCAAGGCGCTCAGCCACTACGGCGTCGCCGACCTGGAGCGCTCGGCCGATCTGGAGTCCGCCGTCTTCCGGATCTTCCTCGCCCTGCAACGCGCGTCCGCCGACGCCACGGTCGTCGCGACGCTGCTGCGCGCCTGGCTGCGCGAGCCGCCGCCGAGCCTGTCGCTGCACGAGCCCGCGGGTCTGGCGCTGGAACGGCTGGTCGCCGCCACCCAGGTCCGCTTCCCGGTGGTCGCCGACCTGGCCCGTGGCGTGGTGTTCGCCTGGTTCGCCCAGCCGCTGCTGCGGCGCAACCGAGCCCGCGTGTACGCCAAGGTCCGGGCACACCTGCGTCACCTCGACGTGAATCCCCAGTCACCGGACCGCGCCGACCGGATCGCCGAGATGGTCCGCAGCACCGAACCACTGGTCCGGCTGCTCGGCCAGCGGATCGTCCGGGACCACCTCGACAACGCGGTCATGTTGGAGGTGCTGACCCGGCGATACTACGGCAACAAGGGAATCGCCGACATCGGCGTCCGACAGGTCGGCGGGTGCGCGTTCGTGGTCGCCGAGCGGGTCGATTCGAGCGTGGTCAGCGCGGCGGTGGGCTTCGCCGCGCTCGGCACCGCCCTGGACGGGCTCGCCGAATTGGCCAACGGCAAGGAGTCCATCGACGCTGACATCTATCTGGCCTGGGAGAACCAGCCGGACGACTTCGACGCCACGGTGGCGGCGCTGCTGGAGGTCATCACCGCGCACCCGCTGCCGCATCAGGTCCGCCGGGTCACCACCACCATCGCGGGTCGCGCCGGAGCGGTGATGCACCACCACTTCACGTTCCGTCCGTCAAGCCGGGGGATGGTCGAGGAACGGCTCATCCGAGGGCTGCACCCGTACATCGCGCAGCGCATGCAGCTGGAACGGCTGCGCAAGTTCGACCTGACCCGGCTGCCGTCGTCGGACGAAGAGGTCTACCTGTTCCGGTGCGCGGCGCGGGAGAACTCGTCGGACGAACGGCTCGTCGCGTTCGCGCAGGTACGCGACCTGACCCAGCTGCGCGATCACGACGGCCGGCTGGTCTCCCTGCCGACCACCGAGGACACCGTCGCCGCCTGCCTCGACTCGATCCGCCGCGCCCAGTCGCTGCGTCCGTCGAAGACGCGGTTCACCACCAACCGGATCATTATCTACGTCTGGCCGCCGAGCGAACTCACCCGAGCCGAGATGGAGATGATCGCCGAGCGGGTCCGGCCGACGACCGCCGGTGCCGGCCTGGAGGAGATCCTGTTCATCGGCCGTCAGCGCGACCGCAGGACCGGCGAGCTGGCCAAGATCGCCGTACGGATCGTCTTCGACGCCACCGGCGGCGCCCAGCTGAGCGTCGGGGAACCGCCGGTCGAGCCGGTCGAACCACTCGACGACTACCGGCTGAAGGTGCTGCGGGCGAGCAGCCGCAACACGGTCTACCCGTACGAGCTGACCGGCAGGCTCGGCGACTTCGTCGAGCACGATCTCGACGGTGACAACGCGTTGGTGCCGGTCGACCGACCCAAGGGGCGCAACAGCGCGGCGATCGTCGCCGGGGTGGTCACCACGGTCACCCCCCGGCATCCGCAGGGCGTCACCCGGGTCGTGCTGCTCGGTGACCCCACCAAGTCGCTCGGTGCCCTGTCGGAGCCGGAGTGCCGCCGGATCATCGCCGCCCTGGACCTGGCCGACCGGATGCGGGTGCCGCTGGAGTGGTACGCGCTGTCCGCCGGGGCCCGGATCTCGATGGAGTCGGGCACCGAGAACATGGACTGGGTGGCCGCCGCGCTCAAGCGGATCGTCGAGTTCACCCAGGACGGCGGCGAGATCAACATCGTGGTCGCGGGCATCAACGTCGGCGCCCAGCCGTACTGGAACGCCGAGGCGA
The sequence above is a segment of the Solwaraspora sp. WMMD406 genome. Coding sequences within it:
- a CDS encoding DHA2 family efflux MFS transporter permease subunit: MSAPTRPPTQPPTGARLRGNPWAVLAVLALAYFLTQLDVAVLAVAVPSIMADLDASADQVVWSLSAYILLLAVALITAGRLGDLYGRRRIFLIGVAVFTAASVAAGLAQGPGQLIAARAVQGLGAALLTPQTLALLVEVFPPERRGTAFGIRGAVGGVAAISGPAAGGVLVSALDWRWIFYLNVPLGLLMLVIGALVLPEVTQRTRHRLDVTGVALASAALFCLAFGVSQGERYGWNVGIWATLAGSGGFVAAFLAQQRRRQDREPLVPFTLFRQRNFPLMNGFSLTTSGTVIGLVLVLSLYFQQVLGLSPWAAGLMIVPASLFSTLLDPVAGKLADRVQGRYLLLVGAVCTVAGMAWAALAMRDGATWPAFVAPMCVIGVGNAFLFTPLAVVALSDVRPQLAGAASGVLITALQIGSMLGAAVVGTLLHTQVGEVVTAGSARAALLLLAALAALGGVACLAAGPNLARPADGTSATGTPADDPTADDATATGPGAVGGSGGAVEQRADSSA
- a CDS encoding AMP-binding protein, with the protein product MTAAATVIGMVPWSGLLDQARLIAASGGPAVPADATRLADLAITGPDEILAVSRAVTRSGGGVLMSSGGTTGRPKLTFVAYHQGLDRLLRQWRPLGAGDFLLNLFTPGRLWASHYYMQALAQRSGSDVAPFGPIAPDEVGEWLPTLRRLRVNAVAGTPTALADFARGVLDAGGGSPIEKIIWMAEPWTEEKATVVREAFGPVRLWGNYGSVETYVIATGTPECGTSVLHLMPDQVLEPDDDGALLSRVGDGWTVPTVRYRLGDRVAAQRCACGRPDGLRVLGRADDAIKLHGALVGIGMVLEVVRGEPGVRDAQLVLTRAPGERHSVSRVTVHFTGDATADAVRQRLLRQFFDLGVVAGHQPGAVAVERVARLHRVDRTNKIPPMIWLEPAA
- a CDS encoding alpha/beta hydrolase gives rise to the protein MIELLDRQHDQRPAVVMVPGLAATAEFFGAAVSRLAARHRVVVVELPGHGDNSTAGRPASLAHAVAQLHTTIDELGLTDITLLGWSLGATVTYGYLERFGTDRVRRLVSVEQTPRLLVDDDWPYGAFGALDAAGASAIVQSVTSDYPAFAAGLVRNSFAAADGEDTADTKDAGDGEDSGAVDTAGDGDTAADRGGPDPATLSVLTDEACDCEPDAVAALLREAIAADWRDRIRSIPVPTLLIHGTRSQVYPGDLGRWLRDAIPQARLEMFDHSGHLPFVEEPDRFARTVAAFVGDPVGT
- a CDS encoding AMP-binding protein; its protein translation is MAGAVTVAGLYQAVREVATRRPDVVAIRTTDRRSTTYAGLVDLADRVAGGLVARGVRPGDAVAVVLRNSIEYVALILAVARLGARYVPLLPNFDDVGVHAARTRARPVLLVTDRHRPVGTTGRTGEYGPLATVDLDPLTAATPLDPAVPTDPTAVFRLLWTSGSTGFPKMMAWRQDRFVTERRRWLADTGIRDDDVFFCRHTLDVAHATDLHVFAALLTGAELVLADPQAPADVLLDQLVAHQATVTSALPQHYADLIGAARRRGRSPLPALRRPLCGGAYLDPATVRDAADVLGIHIRQIYGSTEFGLALGNMADVLQSDGLMRPVRGVGTRLEPFVPGRPDIGELVLYSDCTSEGYVDAPDANARTFRRPEFWTGDVAIRTTDGGYRILGRVSETLAATDGPLPAPVLDGELSTADAVAAAVCLAVHPGEFRAEVAVAAIAAGGHSDDDVTKAVTEILAARGLTGTVRIVPAIPRTPVGKVDKPMLRTLLGLTGGVR
- a CDS encoding class I SAM-dependent methyltransferase gives rise to the protein MTSELWNPTTYDALRRQLIPSFDLLYTSAVSAVAMSVSDQPRILDLGAGTGLLSAALRERIPDSSITLVDHSERMLAQARQRFDGGRGTEFVVSGLTDPLPAGPFDAVVSGLAIHHLEHDDKKKLFHRIPQVLRPGGIFVNVEQVLAPAPELEQMYDRQHESHVHAAGTPADEWAAGRERMKHDICIDVDTQLAWLRDAGFSTVDCLAKDWRFATYAGWLAR
- a CDS encoding carboxyl transferase domain-containing protein, with product MFSRVAIVNRGEAAMRLIHAVRELAAETGTRIETVALYTDVDRTATFVREADIAYDLGPASARPYLDLAVLERALVQTGADAAWVGWGFVAEAPAFAELCEKVGVTFVGPSADAMRQLGDKIGAKLIAEEVGVPVAPWSRGAVETLDAALAAATEIGYPLMLKATAGGGGRGIRVVTNEAELADAYERTSQEAARAFGSGIVFLERLVTGARHVEVQVIADGQSTAWALGVRDCSVQRRNQKVIEESASPVLSPAQAAELKASAERLAVAVGYRGAATVEFLYHPGDRMFAFLEVNTRLQVEHPITEATTGFDLVKAQLHVASGGRLEGEPPVERGHAIEARLNAEDPDRDFAPSPGRIARLDLPAGPGIRVDTGVSEGDTIPAAFDSMIAKIIAYGRDRDEALGRLRRAMANTTVIIEGGATNKSFVIDLLDQPEVIDASADTGWIDRVRGEGRLVAQRHVAVALAAAAIEGYEADEHVELQRLLATASGGRPQVRHASGRPVDLKLRGVSYRVRVARTGAHRFRVGIEAGDSVHTADVELDRFDRHTGQIVVNGARFRLATGTHGPIHLVEVDGVTHRVSRDEGGVLRAPMPALVVATPVEVGAEIEQGAPVLVLEAMKMETVLRAPFKARLKECAVSVGNQVEAGAPLLRLEPIADDAAGAGAATGPAAATVELDMPVTTRQIPAVERSRRGQEDLRGLLLGFDVDPHDDRRVLDGYLAARQAATEDGYRPLAEEIDLIEVFADLAELSRNRPAGDDGVDSHGQGHVHSDREYFHTYLQSLDVERAGLPDAFQTKLAKALSHYGVADLERSADLESAVFRIFLALQRASADATVVATLLRAWLREPPPSLSLHEPAGLALERLVAATQVRFPVVADLARGVVFAWFAQPLLRRNRARVYAKVRAHLRHLDVNPQSPDRADRIAEMVRSTEPLVRLLGQRIVRDHLDNAVMLEVLTRRYYGNKGIADIGVRQVGGCAFVVAERVDSSVVSAAVGFAALGTALDGLAELANGKESIDADIYLAWENQPDDFDATVAALLEVITAHPLPHQVRRVTTTIAGRAGAVMHHHFTFRPSSRGMVEERLIRGLHPYIAQRMQLERLRKFDLTRLPSSDEEVYLFRCAARENSSDERLVAFAQVRDLTQLRDHDGRLVSLPTTEDTVAACLDSIRRAQSLRPSKTRFTTNRIIIYVWPPSELTRAEMEMIAERVRPTTAGAGLEEILFIGRQRDRRTGELAKIAVRIVFDATGGAQLSVGEPPVEPVEPLDDYRLKVLRASSRNTVYPYELTGRLGDFVEHDLDGDNALVPVDRPKGRNSAAIVAGVVTTVTPRHPQGVTRVVLLGDPTKSLGALSEPECRRIIAALDLADRMRVPLEWYALSAGARISMESGTENMDWVAAALKRIVEFTQDGGEINIVVAGINVGAQPYWNAEATMLMHTKGILVMTPDSAMVLTGKQSLDFSGGVSAEDNFGIGGYDRVMGPNGQAQYWAPTLTAARDVLLAHYDHTYVAPGESAPRRATTTDPVDRDISTFPHTVAGSDFATVGEIFSIEANPDRKKPFDIRTVMRALADQDHPVLERWAGMADADTAVVQDVHLGGIPVCLLGIESRTVARRGFPPTDGPDTYTAGTLFPQSSKKAARAINAASGNRPLVVLANLSGFDGSPESMRKLQLEYGAEIGRAIVNFRGPIVFCVISRYHGGAFVVFSKALNPNMTVLALEGSFASVLGGAPAAAVVFSGDVDARTARDPRVRELQARVAAASGTDRAALTAELDELRSSVRAEKLGEVATEFDRIHNIQRAVEVGSVDAVIRAADLRPRVIEVIESHLGQG